One segment of Nostoc flagelliforme CCNUN1 DNA contains the following:
- a CDS encoding peptidylprolyl isomerase yields MAHILQVKNQKIPTGKIVSLLASYQLFPQFLREIITDQAIVSFSCTLEEKASACEQFYEKWQLTSELRRQQWLELYEMTPEQLETIAIRELKIEKFKQANWEPKIESHFLKRKSSLNKVIYSLIRTKDEGLADELYFRLQEGEQSFTELARQFSQGPEAKSGGWCGPVELGKMSSKLAQMLYGSKPGQLWRPTRLGEWLVIVRLEILIPALLDESMRQRLLDELFEAWLEEKLVELSNGGWISLD; encoded by the coding sequence ATGGCTCATATTTTGCAAGTTAAAAATCAAAAAATTCCGACGGGAAAAATTGTCAGCTTGTTGGCGAGCTATCAGCTATTTCCCCAATTTTTACGTGAGATTATCACTGATCAGGCGATCGTTTCCTTTAGCTGTACGCTCGAAGAAAAAGCCAGTGCTTGTGAGCAATTTTATGAGAAATGGCAGCTTACTTCCGAATTAAGACGTCAGCAATGGCTAGAACTCTATGAAATGACTCCAGAGCAGTTAGAAACTATAGCTATCCGAGAACTAAAAATTGAGAAGTTTAAACAAGCTAACTGGGAGCCGAAAATTGAAAGTCATTTCCTTAAGCGTAAGTCTTCGCTAAACAAAGTAATTTATTCTTTAATCAGGACGAAGGATGAAGGGCTTGCTGACGAGCTTTATTTCCGACTTCAGGAAGGAGAGCAGTCCTTTACTGAACTAGCTCGACAATTTTCTCAAGGACCAGAAGCAAAAAGCGGAGGTTGGTGTGGGCCAGTCGAACTCGGTAAAATGTCTTCAAAGCTAGCACAAATGTTGTACGGCAGTAAACCGGGTCAACTATGGCGTCCTACTCGTTTAGGAGAATGGCTGGTGATTGTAAGACTAGAGATACTTATCCCAGCTTTACTAGATGAATCAATGCGCCAGCGACTGCTAGATGAACTCTTTGAAGCCTGGCTAGAAGAAAAACTAGTTGAACTTAGCAATGGTGGCTGGATCTCCCTGGATTGA